A section of the Pedobacter sp. HDW13 genome encodes:
- a CDS encoding alkaline phosphatase family protein → MKFNNKIYNILLGVCAIGILGYTGCKKYDNPPPIYEELKPLNSVQRKVILISIDGVTGSELKAINAPNLAELQKTSKYSFEVQKSGVGNDVASWVTMVTGVSFAKHSIGTDNFERIQDPNGDDHAEIKSYRNVLDYITQYKATKTAVITPWDNLRKYLRNADFSPVVSTDLAVKDSTINVLTKQDGVGAVMVHFRDAETAGGNGGFVASNANYKNAILKSDEYVGNIITALKARKNYAKEDWLIILTTNHGGSSVNPQSGFLIASNKNFKQEEIKKRGFNTPLFNSTSIGAQVNNDNGLYDSGSNKDFTVQMQAKFNSENYYVGFLSKSTLISGSTQTGWMWFQTDSKKWNVSFGGTNNGSGTGRQEVNGGGIVFDGAWHTLTMTVKYINTTTRTVTLYTDGAQNASINISAHKSLSTSEKLTLGYKQFSGGTGLSFQGAELAYFNVALDAATVQANVALKDITKHPNYSNLIGYWQNNEGTDAYLANKAPGGYDMALYGPFTWKAMGTDVPPSVTPDANAAGKSIALTPATVSANMLYWMNIKILADFGIDGNPFLNQYEIEFLK, encoded by the coding sequence ATGAAATTTAACAATAAAATATATAACATACTTTTAGGCGTTTGTGCAATAGGCATTTTAGGCTATACGGGTTGTAAAAAATACGATAACCCTCCTCCGATATATGAAGAACTAAAACCCCTTAATAGTGTTCAGAGAAAGGTAATCTTAATCAGTATTGATGGGGTTACAGGTAGCGAATTAAAGGCTATTAATGCGCCCAATCTTGCTGAACTGCAAAAAACATCTAAGTATTCTTTCGAGGTGCAAAAAAGTGGCGTTGGTAACGACGTAGCTTCGTGGGTAACCATGGTAACAGGGGTAAGTTTTGCTAAGCATTCTATAGGAACCGATAATTTCGAAAGAATACAAGATCCTAATGGCGATGATCATGCGGAAATTAAATCGTATAGAAATGTTCTGGATTACATTACCCAGTATAAGGCTACAAAAACCGCAGTTATTACACCTTGGGATAATTTGCGTAAATATTTAAGAAATGCTGATTTTTCTCCTGTGGTAAGCACCGATTTAGCTGTTAAGGATAGTACTATTAATGTTTTAACTAAACAGGATGGTGTTGGTGCAGTTATGGTTCACTTCAGAGATGCAGAAACGGCAGGAGGCAATGGTGGCTTTGTGGCAAGTAATGCCAATTATAAAAATGCCATTTTAAAATCTGATGAATATGTGGGTAATATCATAACTGCTTTAAAAGCAAGAAAAAACTATGCAAAGGAAGATTGGTTGATTATTCTTACTACAAATCATGGTGGTAGTAGTGTAAATCCGCAGTCGGGATTTTTGATCGCTTCGAATAAAAATTTTAAACAAGAAGAGATAAAGAAAAGAGGATTTAACACACCATTGTTTAACAGTACCAGTATAGGTGCACAGGTTAATAATGATAATGGTTTATATGATTCTGGATCGAATAAGGATTTCACTGTTCAGATGCAAGCTAAATTTAACAGCGAGAATTATTATGTAGGTTTCTTATCAAAAAGTACCCTCATTAGCGGTAGTACACAAACTGGATGGATGTGGTTTCAAACCGATTCAAAAAAGTGGAATGTTTCTTTTGGAGGTACAAATAACGGTTCAGGTACTGGTAGGCAAGAGGTTAATGGAGGAGGTATAGTTTTCGATGGTGCATGGCATACTTTAACCATGACGGTTAAATATATTAATACCACCACCAGAACGGTTACGTTGTATACGGATGGAGCACAGAACGCAAGTATAAATATCAGTGCTCATAAAAGTTTATCGACTTCTGAAAAGTTAACCCTGGGTTATAAACAGTTTTCGGGCGGTACCGGTTTAAGTTTTCAGGGAGCAGAGTTAGCTTATTTCAATGTCGCGTTAGATGCAGCAACGGTTCAGGCAAATGTGGCCTTAAAAGACATTACCAAACACCCGAACTATAGCAATTTAATTGGCTATTGGCAAAATAACGAAGGAACGGATGCTTACCTGGCAAATAAAGCACCAGGAGGCTACGACATGGCGCTTTACGGGCCGTTTACCTGGAAAGCCATGGGAACAGATGTACCACCATCGGTAACGCCTGATGCAAATGCAGCAGGTAAATCCATAGCACTTACACCGGCAACTGTTAGTGCAAATATGTTGTACTGGATGAACATTAAAATCTTGGCAGATTTTGGCATTGATGGTAATCCTTTCTTAAATCAGTATGAAATAGAATTCTTAAAATAG
- a CDS encoding glycoside hydrolase family 2 TIM barrel-domain containing protein: protein MKRKLTILFTSLWVAGQVGAQQLPAELQTPEVVSVNRLPMRASAFAFESQELAAKRAKEKSAYFLSLNGTWKFNWVKDPRKRPTDFYKVDFDDKGWDNFKVPANWEVNGYGLPIYVNQPYEFAGRQLTGNRMNPPFDIPEDNNPVGSYRRKINIPANWGDKQVFISLGAVKSAFYIWVNGKKVGYSEDSKLAAEFDITKYVKPGENTIALQVYRWSDGSYLECQDMWRISGIEREVYLYATPKLDIRDFKVSGTLDASYTNGLLNVDLAVQNYKIDQRTNHSRPDSFYVALDLVDAKGNNVWKEAAKLQKVLGNYKTDLNFKAQINNVKNWSAEVPYLYTLYITLKDKNDKVIEVIPQRVGFRSVEIKGSDLLVNGKRVFLKGVNRHEHNATQGHTLTHADMEKDMEMMKKLNVNAVRHSHYPPDPYWMELCDEYGLYVIDEANIESHGRYYSLETTFANDKQWRVPHLERITRMYERDKNHASVITWSLGNEAGNGVNFYEAYEWLKAKDFRPVQYERAENDFNTDMIVPQYPSPNYLPRYSKQEKETRPFIMSEYAHIMGNSLGNFKEYWDAIENNPKLQGGFVWEWIDQAIDTVKNGKRIMAYGGDFPLSGPVDENFSDNDFCVKGVVTAYRGMTPMAVELKKVHQYIKTTFNGTNQINVNNSYFFKDISNVQLNWELVEDGKVVQTGVVNNLNVGPRQSQTLTIPFNTKYASGKEYFLNVRYRLKTAEPFLEKGYEIAYEQIALAGTPKANTYAAGKKALKVEQTADRAIVKGGDFTITFDLKKGTLISYLSKGRELLAAGPQPGFYRAPTDNDIGAGLNTRLRMWRNVYQDNDAANIKSTVNSTADGFTLTVNSSLLKGDAETTQQFTVLADGTVKVDNQFKAVTGNYKSLMRIGNDLQLKNEYSNIQWYGRGPSENYVDRKTASLIGTYKSTVADQYFPYARPQESGNKTEVRWVNFTDKAGKGLRFEFADQLLSFNALPYAVEDLDPEAEKKQYHSGELVKRNQIYVHMDLQQLGVQGIDSWGSMPLIQYQIPFKDYNYSYYIKPIK, encoded by the coding sequence ATGAAGAGAAAATTAACCATTTTATTTACCTCATTATGGGTAGCCGGTCAAGTTGGTGCACAACAACTGCCAGCCGAGCTGCAAACACCTGAAGTGGTTTCGGTAAACCGTTTGCCTATGCGGGCCTCGGCCTTTGCTTTCGAAAGCCAGGAGCTTGCCGCTAAAAGAGCTAAAGAAAAATCAGCCTACTTTTTATCCTTAAACGGAACCTGGAAATTTAACTGGGTAAAAGACCCACGTAAACGACCAACAGATTTTTATAAGGTAGATTTCGACGATAAGGGATGGGATAACTTTAAAGTACCTGCAAACTGGGAAGTAAACGGTTACGGGCTACCTATTTATGTGAATCAGCCATACGAGTTTGCCGGTAGGCAGCTTACAGGTAACCGCATGAATCCGCCTTTCGATATCCCGGAAGACAACAATCCGGTAGGTTCATACCGCAGAAAAATCAATATCCCGGCTAATTGGGGCGATAAGCAGGTATTTATCAGCTTAGGAGCAGTTAAATCGGCCTTTTATATTTGGGTAAATGGCAAAAAAGTAGGTTACAGCGAAGATAGCAAGCTGGCAGCCGAATTTGATATCACCAAGTACGTAAAACCAGGCGAAAATACAATTGCCCTGCAGGTGTACAGGTGGAGCGACGGCAGTTATTTAGAGTGTCAGGATATGTGGCGCATCTCCGGTATCGAGCGTGAAGTGTATCTGTATGCTACCCCGAAACTGGATATCCGTGATTTTAAAGTATCAGGTACGCTCGATGCAAGCTATACCAACGGACTGCTGAATGTTGATTTAGCCGTTCAGAATTATAAAATAGATCAACGCACCAACCACAGCCGACCTGATAGTTTTTATGTAGCACTCGATCTGGTAGATGCCAAAGGAAATAACGTGTGGAAAGAAGCGGCCAAACTGCAAAAAGTATTGGGTAACTATAAAACCGATCTTAATTTCAAGGCACAGATTAACAATGTTAAAAACTGGTCGGCAGAAGTACCTTATCTATATACCTTATACATCACTTTAAAAGATAAAAACGATAAAGTAATCGAAGTAATTCCACAGCGTGTGGGCTTCCGTTCGGTAGAAATTAAGGGCAGCGATTTACTGGTTAATGGTAAGCGTGTATTTTTAAAAGGCGTAAACAGGCACGAGCACAATGCCACTCAGGGCCATACTTTAACCCATGCCGATATGGAAAAGGATATGGAAATGATGAAAAAGCTGAATGTAAATGCCGTGCGTCATTCACATTACCCGCCCGATCCCTATTGGATGGAACTTTGCGATGAATATGGTTTGTACGTAATTGATGAAGCCAATATCGAATCGCATGGCCGTTATTACAGTCTGGAAACAACTTTTGCCAACGATAAACAATGGCGCGTTCCACACCTGGAGCGCATTACCCGCATGTACGAGCGCGATAAAAACCATGCTTCGGTTATTACCTGGTCGTTAGGTAACGAAGCGGGTAATGGCGTTAACTTTTACGAAGCTTATGAGTGGTTAAAAGCCAAAGACTTCCGTCCGGTGCAGTACGAAAGGGCCGAAAATGATTTCAATACCGATATGATTGTACCGCAATATCCTTCGCCAAATTACCTGCCCCGTTATTCGAAACAGGAAAAAGAAACCCGTCCGTTTATCATGAGCGAATACGCACATATCATGGGCAACAGTTTGGGTAATTTTAAAGAGTATTGGGATGCCATCGAAAACAATCCAAAATTACAGGGTGGTTTTGTATGGGAATGGATCGATCAGGCCATCGATACCGTAAAAAACGGTAAGCGTATTATGGCTTACGGTGGCGATTTTCCTTTGAGTGGCCCGGTTGATGAAAACTTTAGCGATAACGATTTTTGTGTTAAAGGCGTGGTTACGGCTTATCGCGGAATGACTCCAATGGCTGTTGAACTTAAAAAAGTACATCAGTACATTAAGACAACTTTTAATGGTACCAATCAGATAAATGTAAATAACAGTTATTTCTTTAAAGATATTAGCAATGTGCAGCTAAACTGGGAGTTGGTAGAAGATGGCAAAGTAGTGCAAACCGGTGTGGTAAATAACCTGAATGTTGGTCCGCGCCAAAGCCAAACACTAACCATTCCATTTAATACGAAGTATGCAAGCGGTAAAGAATATTTCTTAAATGTGCGTTACCGCTTAAAAACAGCCGAGCCATTTTTAGAAAAGGGTTATGAAATTGCTTACGAGCAGATTGCTTTGGCAGGAACACCGAAGGCTAATACCTACGCTGCTGGTAAAAAAGCTTTAAAGGTTGAGCAAACTGCCGATCGCGCAATTGTTAAAGGCGGTGATTTTACCATTACTTTCGATCTTAAAAAAGGAACTTTAATCAGTTACCTCTCTAAAGGTCGTGAGTTGTTGGCCGCTGGCCCACAGCCGGGCTTTTACCGTGCGCCAACCGATAATGATATTGGTGCAGGTTTAAATACCAGGTTAAGGATGTGGCGCAATGTGTATCAGGATAATGATGCCGCCAATATCAAATCTACTGTAAATTCAACTGCCGATGGCTTTACACTAACCGTTAATTCATCGCTGTTAAAAGGCGATGCCGAAACCACTCAGCAATTTACTGTTCTGGCTGATGGTACCGTTAAAGTTGATAACCAATTTAAAGCAGTAACAGGCAATTACAAAAGTTTAATGCGTATCGGTAACGATTTGCAGTTGAAAAACGAATACAGCAATATTCAATGGTATGGCCGTGGTCCGAGCGAAAATTATGTTGATAGAAAAACGGCTTCCTTAATCGGAACCTATAAATCAACCGTTGCCGATCAGTATTTCCCCTATGCCCGTCCGCAGGAGAGTGGTAATAAAACTGAAGTGCGCTGGGTAAATTTCACCGATAAAGCCGGTAAAGGTTTACGCTTCGAATTTGCCGATCAGTTATTGAGCTTTAATGCACTGCCTTACGCAGTTGAAGATTTAGATCCTGAGGCAGAGAAAAAACAATACCACTCAGGCGAACTGGTAAAGCGTAATCAGATTTATGTACACATGGATTTACAGCAACTGGGTGTACAGGGAATTGATAGCTGGGGCTCTATGCCATTAATCCAGTATCAGATTCCTTTCAAAGATTACAATTACAGCTATTACATTAAACCTATTAAGTGA
- a CDS encoding glycoside hydrolase family 27 protein produces the protein MRFIKICFTLLLFVQISFAQETKLAATPPMGWMSWNIMSENPNEKDIKEMADAMVTSGMVKAGYQYIFLDDCWQGGRDNKNNIIADAKKFPSGIKALADYLHDKGMKLGIYSDAAPLTCGGYTASLNFEDQDAKTFASWGIDYLKYDYCNAPEDVETAKKRYGKIAQALRKSGRDIVLGICEWGPREPWNWGAQVGGQSWRTTFDIRDKWLDTEGKGGVGIYNVVDKMAGLASFSGPGKWNDGDMLVAGLHGTKGPSSAFNGVGCTKAEYQSQMSLYSMLNSPLYASCDIRKMDDEAKAIFTNAEVIALNQDALGKQAERKIKTDTWDIFVRPLANGDFAIAILNKSASTQNAKVNFAELGLANKYEIKDLWQHKIIGKNNKWTGEVTAHETKVFRLKKV, from the coding sequence ATGAGATTTATCAAAATCTGTTTTACCTTATTGTTATTTGTCCAAATCAGCTTTGCACAAGAAACAAAATTAGCAGCAACGCCACCTATGGGCTGGATGAGCTGGAATATCATGTCAGAAAATCCGAACGAAAAAGATATTAAAGAAATGGCCGATGCGATGGTAACCAGCGGAATGGTTAAAGCAGGTTATCAATATATCTTTTTAGATGATTGCTGGCAGGGCGGTCGCGATAATAAAAACAACATCATAGCCGATGCTAAGAAATTCCCATCAGGCATTAAAGCGCTGGCCGATTATCTGCACGATAAAGGGATGAAACTCGGCATTTATTCAGATGCCGCTCCTTTAACCTGTGGTGGTTATACTGCCAGTTTAAATTTCGAAGACCAGGATGCCAAAACCTTTGCATCGTGGGGAATCGATTACCTGAAATACGACTATTGCAACGCACCAGAGGATGTAGAAACCGCGAAGAAGCGTTATGGTAAAATCGCCCAGGCCTTACGCAAATCGGGCAGGGATATCGTATTGGGCATTTGCGAATGGGGCCCACGCGAACCCTGGAACTGGGGCGCACAAGTTGGCGGCCAAAGCTGGCGTACCACTTTCGATATCAGGGATAAATGGCTGGATACCGAAGGTAAAGGCGGTGTGGGGATTTATAACGTGGTTGATAAAATGGCAGGATTGGCCAGCTTTTCAGGTCCGGGTAAGTGGAACGATGGCGATATGCTTGTAGCTGGTTTGCATGGCACCAAAGGGCCTTCTTCTGCTTTTAATGGCGTGGGTTGCACAAAGGCTGAGTACCAGAGCCAGATGAGTTTATACAGCATGCTTAACTCGCCACTGTATGCCAGTTGCGATATCCGCAAAATGGACGATGAAGCGAAAGCCATTTTTACCAATGCCGAAGTTATTGCCTTAAACCAGGATGCTTTGGGCAAACAGGCCGAACGTAAAATTAAAACCGATACCTGGGATATTTTTGTACGACCTCTGGCCAATGGCGATTTCGCCATCGCTATTTTAAACAAATCAGCCTCAACACAAAATGCCAAAGTAAACTTTGCAGAACTGGGCCTGGCTAATAAATATGAGATTAAGGATTTGTGGCAACACAAAATTATTGGCAAAAATAACAAGTGGACAGGTGAAGTAACTGCTCACGAAACCAAAGTTTTCCGCTTGAAAAAAGTATAA
- a CDS encoding M60 family metallopeptidase, which yields MNQTPIKSALTLALMAGGLTAFAQDVAKDPATIVISPEHTLAKTDTEFRKAIAKWSDETLKSTDYKSVKAQPSANIFPGAVKEGFQFINKTVSIEHKKMADSLVSIVSTLGYSGYDNATMYSTGLYAKAGEYIEIDVPKNADVSELEVQIGAHSDRLNYWVAGKEDWRRMPIITKKQKLVVGKNRLASPFGGLIYIDVKPQAASRKIDFKISHAVAAPLFVLGKSTQSDWENQLKNNKAPWGEMATENVILTLPDSVLQTIKKPEEVLKLWDLVVLGELDLANMPAPFYRAQRMVPDEHIGGGYMHSGYPIMIHHSPSRHMVSNEIMANPELLMKPSKGGANWGFFHEIGHNMQNLNWVFGGTTEVSNNFFSLYMFDRLMGGRDDSHTGVSSANTQKMMKKYFAEGASYEKWKKDPFLGLIMFRQMQEGFGWESFKSFFKEYQKIGPAIGELNDQQKRDLWVKTYSNIVKRNLASFFNTWGVDISEQTQKELAALPAWKPFNFPPVN from the coding sequence ATGAACCAAACACCAATCAAATCAGCATTAACACTCGCGCTTATGGCAGGTGGTTTAACTGCTTTTGCCCAGGATGTAGCTAAAGATCCGGCAACTATTGTTATCTCGCCCGAGCATACACTTGCTAAAACTGATACAGAATTTAGGAAAGCCATAGCCAAATGGAGCGATGAAACATTAAAAAGCACCGATTATAAAAGCGTTAAAGCACAGCCCTCTGCTAATATTTTTCCAGGTGCCGTTAAAGAAGGCTTCCAGTTTATCAATAAAACAGTAAGCATCGAGCATAAAAAAATGGCCGATAGTCTGGTCTCAATTGTATCAACCTTGGGTTATTCGGGTTACGATAATGCCACCATGTACAGCACGGGTTTATATGCCAAAGCCGGCGAATACATTGAAATTGACGTGCCTAAAAATGCCGATGTAAGCGAACTTGAAGTGCAGATTGGCGCGCATAGCGACCGCCTGAATTATTGGGTTGCAGGCAAGGAAGATTGGCGCCGGATGCCGATTATTACCAAGAAACAAAAACTGGTAGTGGGCAAAAACAGGTTGGCTTCGCCTTTTGGCGGTTTAATTTACATTGATGTTAAACCGCAGGCTGCCAGCAGAAAAATTGATTTCAAAATTAGTCATGCGGTAGCGGCACCACTTTTTGTTTTAGGCAAAAGCACGCAAAGCGATTGGGAAAACCAGTTGAAGAACAATAAAGCGCCATGGGGAGAAATGGCTACTGAAAATGTAATTTTAACCCTGCCGGATAGTGTTTTGCAAACCATTAAAAAACCTGAAGAGGTGCTTAAACTGTGGGATCTGGTAGTATTGGGTGAGCTCGATCTGGCCAATATGCCTGCTCCGTTTTACCGCGCACAACGCATGGTTCCCGATGAGCATATTGGGGGAGGTTATATGCACAGTGGTTATCCGATCATGATTCACCATTCGCCTTCGAGGCACATGGTTTCTAACGAAATTATGGCCAACCCGGAGTTGCTGATGAAACCTAGTAAAGGTGGCGCAAACTGGGGCTTTTTTCACGAAATAGGGCATAACATGCAAAACTTAAACTGGGTTTTTGGCGGTACAACCGAAGTGAGCAACAACTTCTTTTCGCTGTACATGTTCGATAGATTAATGGGCGGAAGAGACGATTCGCACACAGGTGTATCGAGTGCAAACACACAGAAAATGATGAAAAAATATTTCGCAGAAGGAGCCAGCTACGAAAAATGGAAAAAAGATCCTTTCTTAGGTTTAATCATGTTTCGCCAGATGCAGGAAGGATTTGGCTGGGAGAGCTTTAAATCTTTCTTTAAAGAATATCAAAAAATCGGACCAGCTATAGGCGAACTTAACGATCAGCAGAAACGTGATTTATGGGTTAAAACCTATTCGAACATCGTAAAACGCAACCTTGCGTCATTTTTTAATACCTGGGGAGTTGATATTAGTGAGCAAACCCAGAAAGAACTGGCAGCTTTGCCTGCCTGGAAACCTTTCAATTTTCCGCCGGTAAACTAA